The following nucleotide sequence is from Trifolium pratense cultivar HEN17-A07 linkage group LG2, ARS_RC_1.1, whole genome shotgun sequence.
TTTGTTGGAATCAATTTTATGTATTTGGAGTCACTTTTGGCCCTCCCTACCATGAAACCATACACACACATAGTAGCTGTTTGGTTTGGCGGTGGGAGCGCCAATATCACGTCCCAATAACCAATTGCTGTGATTTTTAAGAAGCTCCAAATATAATCTTCAGTCAAACGCGCTAGGCAATGATGCACCGCGAAAACAAACCAACCATTAACCTTGTTTGAAAACATTGTGCCATCTTGCTGAACGCACATTCACCGACCTCTTTAATACGTAACGGCGGTGCGAAATTGAGTTATTAATTTTTGCATTCTAtattacttatatttatgttttgtttttttgaaagaGATACTGCTTATATGTTAATTCATCTTAGGAATTAAGCATGGGTTGAGGTTTGTGTCTAATGTCTTTCAAGTGTAGTATTATGAACTTTATTATGATCAGTGCTCATCCAATTTTTATGCATAGTCTgctgaatttttttgttgtagaTAATACAGCATCAAAACTCAAGTATGGTTACATCAAtgtcattattttgatttttgattaaAACTGAATAAAGAGAAGGATGCTTTTAATATatgacaaattttttaaatttttaggtgGGGTTGTTAATCTTTTCATAGGGAAAGATTATATCCCCACAAGCACAGAATGAACTTTTTCTAAAGTCTAGCCTTATCCACAAAaattaagttttaatttgtgtatatatgatatgatttaatttgtgtatatatataagatatgACAGCATCTATGGTTGAGAAGTGTCGTGATTTATGATAGACTAAAACTTGAAAATGGTTTGGAACTAACTAACAtcaattgatgttttttttttgtcaagtagtttagtggctagaaaattcatcttaaatgtgaataagtggagtgttctgGGTTCGAACCCAGGCTCTGTACATATATgtgcaatgtccctaccaactgagctaagctcacataAACTCTATTGATGTTGTTCTATTACCAAATTTTCTTTATGTTCATTGTAAATAGTAAGCTTATAGCATAGTATTACTTTTCTtcactagaactttgacccatgcggtgcatgggtctaattagtcGTAacatgtaacaataaaaaataaaatacaaaaattctaagagcattttcaataagagtagtatagggaatttcatggactaattattttatatttgtttatgtggttattttatattttatatatttttttaaataattttggaaccacATCGTTTTgattacttattaaaaaaaaattgctgataactaaaggttaaaatattgatgataattaaaaaattaaagacacaatcaaaaacataaacttaagtagacatccataaataaataatgaatgtgattagtgacatgactatggttatgtttggttgtattgcaaaagaaaattgatttagcagaattgagtttgacaataactttccaaattacacgtgataataactttccaaatctcacatgataattattctctaaatttatgatccggtagaaaaaaaatcattgatcaggaaagacataaaaatatttcgtgataaataatatagttaacaataattttgatatgatatacttttaaaattgatggtgcttatcaattattgcacataattttaatcacaattggtatacttgccatagtggttggaaatattgtcatgtattgaagggttgtgggttcgaatcTTAGTTAAGACAaagttgtattattttttaataaaaattgcaagataaaatggagggaaaacagagaaaacaaattagggtttagagtttgcttatgtatacaagcttataatataaaagataaagtGACTCAATTTGTGTTGACTTGtcaaaaaaacaagaaaaacaattttattttgttttttattgtcGAGTCAACATCAATTAGGTCTACATTTCAAATGAAAAGACACGTAGGAATCTAAACTTTCACTTAAAAATGATGACATCGGTCGTTGTCGaagtttgaaacaatttttaaatatcGATCAACTGTAGACtatcttttaaatatttttaaacgattttttattttaaaattaatttttagacTCAAATTTATCGTTCAAATTCacttttatataattatattcaaacacaaatcattttatctttaactcatttttagctataatccattaattcaaaattaattttttttaagccaaAACTATTGGCAATTTCCATAAGGTAaacttcataattttttttccccctctatatatcaaaataaatgaAACTAACAAAAGCTTAAATAGACTTAACTCATAAACCACGTTAGGACTGAGTCTATCAGAACCATCTCCGATGGTGGTAATTACTTTCTGgttcatgctaaccggtgccttCGGAGTACtggttaaagaaaaaaaagttttaaatagaaaataatatttttttaaacttttgaggaGTTGATCGCAAATATTTCAatgtcaaattattatttttgttttcttaaccaGTGTCctgggggcactgtttaacattttccttattttttaagtattagTACCTAAATAGATACCACCATTGAAGCAAAACTCAAATGAGTGCCTATTGGTATTGGTTTTATAATAAGTTGTACCTATATAATTTTTGTCGAAtctatttataatgatgtagagTTATTGGAAAGATGTATTATTAGTGAgatccatttttttttggaaacaaaTTAGTGAGAtccatttaaaactttttaataGGTGTCGAGTTGGAGGAATTGAGTGTTTATTAGATATTAGGGTTCgactaacatgtgccctaatgACACATTTTAAGGTGTAATTATTGAACTAGTATCCCACTTAATGTGTTTCAAATATAGTAATAAtcaagtttattaattaaaagatatcatccacaatatttattaatgaTTTAAATCAATTACAAAGGCAAATTGTGATACTTGCCAACCATGATTACACGCGCCTGATTTGTTAACAATCACCGATCTGGATatccttttgtcaaaaaaaaaagaagcataatATGGCCAAAAATTAATCATTCAAGTATTTTTTGGatttaattaatcatttaagtttttttttgtttcggtGAATAAGACTaaatattatagtattatgttgtgATGACAACTATTGTTAGTGctattttggattttgaattGCTAGTATGTTTtggaattttataatacttataatttaactcttttaagtaaaaaaaaattaattttttgttttcaacttaaaaaaaagatttgacaaaaaaaagttgCTTTTGTACCAAAATAATTTAGCTGCGCATGTAATCATATGATGATGGTTGACAAGTATCACAATTTGCCTTtgtaattgatttaaataattaataaatactttgaaccatatcttttaattaataaacttgattattactattttttgaAACACATTAAATGAGATACTAGTTTAATAATTGCATCTTAAAATGTGTCCTTATGGCATAGGTTAGTATTTGcctaaatattattattaaaaattataaataagtaatatATACACGTGAGATTCaattaaatactaaaaaaattgaataactCCTTTGTAAATTCACTTATTATTACTGTATCATGCAATTGCATCTAATGGAAAAAGAAAGTTACCTGAACTTTTGGCCATAAATACCAAGGCTTAATGAGACTGACAATGACATTACATTTTCACTTTCCACCTTATGTGGGGCACATTGGCATTTACATCCTAGTTTTACCTTTGACTAGagcttctctctctctctctctatatatatatatatatatatatatatatatatatatatatatatatatatatatatatatatatatatatatacccatGTTTATAGTGTTTTAAACACTCATCACATCTTTGTTTTTGATATTATTGAGAATGTGAATCcacttgttttaaaaaataataattactcCTCCActagttttataattttattcttcctattttctttatttttttttttgacaaaattcttccTATTGTTAAAGCTGAGAGTATAATTCAGCACTTCAGCCATCAGCCATGAATATGAAAGATACCAACGTTTCATATGCGAATTATTGCCCAAGTGAATATGGGCCACATATTAATCCAATTTTCCTTTTAAACAAAGTgaaagtcaataaaaaaaaagaagagatcAATATGTTCAAAATTGAAATTGTAGTTATGAATGCATTATTATTGATTTcttgattgattaagaaataacATGCTTAGCTTAGCTTTACTATCAACGAAGCTacatcatgaatcatcaaagataaattataggaaataaaatgaatttagaagaaaaaatgaaattgatcaGTAATTTTTCATTGCTAAATTTAACGGAGAATTTTATATTCTTTGTCgttgatttaatatttttagtagttAGAGTGattcttgataaaaaaaaaaggttgacTTGATGATGATGTAAAAATGTTACTCCCTCCTTAAAGATTCTTTAAAAACTTTGctttaatttgttgtttaatataaaacaatttttaaaattcaacacacattatgaatttttttatttttaatttaaagtacTATCCataatttttgttgaaatttcttGTGATAACAAGAGACCGAGTTAGTAACTTGGAATGGCACATCATTAATGGACAAAAAGTACAAGTTGGAGAGAAAtccatgataaaaaaaatggaacaatAAGAACAAGAAAGAAACACAAATACACTTACAAAGGCATGAACTCAagcaagatttttttttatttataatttcaggTAAAACAATTCTGGTAGATAACTCCGAGAAGTAAACATAGCATAACAAAATAGAGGTTGATGACAGAAGAGAGAGAGCTTCCACAAATATCACCGATTTAAATACGTAGGATTCTTGATTTAtttcaactatatatatatatatatatatatgctgcTCAACATCTACTCATTAATGAACTTCTCCCTGATAATCCGATGCACTTTTGCGACGCCTCTCATTATGTCCAGCCAAACGCCTTCTACAACTTCTTTTTAAGTCATCAAATTCTGATAGGTCATgaaacctataaaaaaaatgaaattccaAAAGCTATGTTAATTAGTTGTCAATCAGGGAAAATTTCTGCACACTTGAATTTTGCTCGTTTGAAGAAGATTTGGGAAAATACAAGTGACTAAAGTGGAAATGCTAATTAAATATGTATATTTGGCTTATCAATAAACACCAATCATAGTGATATAGTGTGCTACTTGACTGCACAGATCAATGTCCTGTCTTAATTAGTACAAATAGTTGGTCATATTAGGGGTAATTAATAAAAACGGGATTCAATTTGAGCACATTACATcaattaatgatttttataataaagtCCCCAATGCACAATGCAGCACCATAAGGAGAGATAGTGTCAAGAATCCTGTTCCGAGGTCCAACAACTTTTTAATTTCCAATTGGGCAGTTGCTAAATCTTTCACTATTAATTACTGGTAAAGTTTAGCACTATAGCCAGCTAAATACTAGATGCTGTCCTTTCATAAGAAACCATTAATTTTTTAGGttgattgaataattgatgtatttaatctatattatatattagatgtattaattatttaatgaatctaaaaagtttaACTATATCCTCCGAATGAGTGAAAATCCAAGagttaaaatcaacaaaattataaacaacaaaCTATAATGCACGAGTATTCCATTTGAGGAAGAATACCAATACTAGGTACATACTCGTACTAGTATCGGATACATACCCGTACCTTAATTTATGTCCACAGACGTAcattagtttttataaaaatatcgtACCCTGTACCGATACCCAGTATCGGGTACCAGTACCGTAACCGCATCTAGGCAACATAAACTACAAATATACAAAATACAAGTTTAGACACATACATATCTAATTTTCATCTAAAATGGATTATAAACTACAAACTATAATGCACGGGTATTCCATTTGAGGGAGAGTACCAGTACTGAGTACGTACCCGTACCCGTACCATTATCAGGTACATACTCGTACTAGTATCGGATACATATCCATACCTTAATTTATGCCTATAGACgtacattaatttttataaaaatatcgtACCCCGTACCGATACCCCGTATTGGGCACTGGTACCGTAACCGCATCTAGGCAACATAGACTACAAATATACAAAATACAAGTTTAGACACATACATATCTAATTTTCATCTAAAATGGAGTaagaacttttttttaaaaaaaaagtagaccttactatttttagtaaaatatcatatctacttttattttttacagaatttattatttaatggtAAAAgtatctttataaaaaaaatggtaaagaCCCCCTTTTAAAACTATTCTTGAAGTGcaaattagaaggaaaaaaaaaatacacttcaATCAAGATCATCCTAGCTAAGAGTTGTCTCTTGCTAGGGCTTAATTATAGTAATTATTTTGACTCAAGGCCTTAATTATTGAAAAGAGcaaagtatataaaaaataaaaaataaaaactcttaATCTTCCCTCATCCATTTCACATCAAAGATTGATcttcaaaataagaaaatatgaaaatattataaagaaaataaaatattgattaGAAAGAGATTAGGGTTTATGTACCTGCTACATTGCTGGCAAAACCTTTGTTGAAGCTCTGAAATGAGTACGGAATGAGCCTTAGAATGGTTTTCACAAACCTTATGACGTTTATGGTATTGCTTAGCACCACTTAGATCAACATTACAATTATCAACTTGACAACAAGGTGGCACTGATCCACCAGCTTTAGATCCTTTCTTGTTGTAACCATCATTCACAactcttttcttctttccatCTCCATAACTCAAatcttgctcttcttcttcttcttcataatcaTTTTCATAGTTTCTCTTTCCCTCACCCCAACTTTCATCCATAAGTGATAGGTGTGAAAGATAGAGATTATTTAATGACTTAGAAGAAGGTTTATGGTGAAGTCAAGGAGAAGACTACAACAACCTTTGgtatataaatagaaaaaaacttAAGGGTAAATAAATAGAATGAATATGTGGACCACAAAAGTGtgttcatttaatttattggtTGCCAACTTGTGATGCTAATAGTGATAGGTTGCAAACTATAGAGCACTATAGCTATATAGCGACAATGTTTATGAATAGGACAAGAATTGAAGACAAAGACCTAGCAAAGACTACCACAAAACCCTTCGATTATATATATCGCACTAAGATGAATCGTTTCGAAGAGTAGAAATAAAATTCTTAATCAGACTCTTTGCTGAATTCTAGACTTTTTAAGTTCTCTTCTCCGAAAAACAGAGGGTTAATTAATACAACGAGATTATGTGTTTCCTCATATCCAAGAAGAGAGCAAAACTATTAAAAgggtgaaaattttattttactatgttgtacTATATATTTGATTCTCATGTCTGGACATTTCTCTATTTTATGGCAAAAAATTTAGGCGATAGTTGGTcctaagggtgtgtttgattgtaaagagaaagtgagaagagagaaagaactGAGAAAGAGtatgagaagagaaaaaagtCTTAAGACGCTAAGAGAGTTGACAAACATACTACTAATTAAATTACAATACACTATCTACTGTCCTCACATCAACATCGAAATTCAAGTTCAGAATTTGTTTttgaacaacaaaaataattaataaaaatataacattagAATAAGTACAAGTTGAAAATATTCAATCCACCTGTATTTGAGCTAAATCATCCTAACAATTGGATTATAACTTAAATTGACCTaattgaattatatttttaaattgaattagTATAAGTATTGTTGGCGCAGCAAGAAACATCAAACACACACTGCATAATTTGCATAGGCTCAAGGCAAGCCTATGAGTATGAACTCTGTTTCGAGCAACTGTGCTTCGAAAGAGTTGAGTGAACTTCGAATGAGGAAGAAGAGAATACTCAAGATTGCTAAtgaagagaatttttttttttattcttccacTAATAAGCCATTGAATCTATTTACAAAGGTGTTGTATCAAAGAGTACAAATGATCACTATTTATACAATCTAAAACACACTTGCTTAGAAAGCAAGTAACAAACtttctaactaactaacttggttTCTAACTAACTCACTTAGTTAGTTATAACCAACTTATTCAAAACTAACTTCCAACTAACTAAGTAtcaactttttcaaaaaaaactaactaagTATCAAAACAGTTGAGAATTATATCACATTCTAAcaagtataaattataaatagttTAGAGAGTATATATCACCCTAATTccttttaatttgataaaaacatGTTTCCATATTTAGTGGCTCTTAACAATCGAAGGCTCGGAGCCAAGCATTGATTTGAAAGGAATTGGGGGAATTGTGTGCTTTAATTTGTTCATTTTCCTTTAGATGTCGGCTTCCAATTTATTACCAACACAATGCAAGAtaccaaaaattcaaaaagaaaagtaaaacaaaacaaagagttTCTTAATTAAGTGATAACATATTTTATAATTGGTGCACCCAAAATCATCCTATTGATAATAAAATTTGATCTGACCAgatttataaattttagttcaactaaaaaaatacaaaaattgttAGGTTGAATATTATGATTAGGGTTTgaaatatgattttgtttttagtcaAACAAACATTTAAAAACCCTAAATATTATTGAGTACATAAAAGTCAAAATTGACATAATCTGAGTCCGGCGTGGACTGAACAGTAAATTTTTGTTAATCGATATAGCTAGCTTATTTCTACTCTTACTATGAAGATTACTTATTATTTTTACCCTcaccatattttattttaagaaaaatgctaactaTTTTAATTAAGAAGCCATGTAgtgttgttttttaattaagaCTTTGTAACTTTCCCTTTATGGCTGCTCTTGCTACAAATATTCGATTTGGAAAAATAACCAAAGTAGAAGGTATCTCCACATTATATGGATTAACCAATCACGTTCAACACATTAAAATTCATTGTtacaaaaaagaataaaaaaacacattaaaattcATCACACATAGTAAAgaataaaaacaacacatatATCAAGGTATGGGTATGGTTTAAAACACCTTGTCGTATTTGTGgacaaatttattttgtcacaTAGCCACAAATAAATGGCAATAATTAGAAAACAACATAAATATGTGATGAATTTTTTCAAGAAAAAGTGGACCCccatttttgtattttatgaactgcaacattagatgcatgaTAGTCCTTTTCGTTAAGAGGAAGAGGGTGTGGGGGACGATTCTTGATGTTCAACCAAAGCTAAGCTAGTGTTGCTTCGAGATTCATTTGTTTGGGCACAAACATTTGAATGTAAAATTTAAACACACacataaatcaaaaaaattaaaagaagaataaaattgTCATATTAATTTGTAtcactttaatatttttttttttcatttttataacatttaatatatatgtagtggaaagataaaaataaaaatttataagacACGCGAGAAACTAataagataataaaaaaaaatctcgaaAGAGAAAGATACGTTGAAATTATTGATTTAACAAGTTTTGGCTTATGTGGCTACGTACGATCGAATATCTACTATTgcatgttgttgttattttggCCCTCTTGCTTAATTTGTTCTCATCTCATTATATGCAATTTTTGATGTATAGCCAACTTATGTCCAACAAAAACGACAGCTAGGTAGCTCCATATATCTCTCTCACTTTGGCTGATTCATTATCGTCCTTATTCTTTCAAAATCCATTATTTTCTAGACAGGACCACTTTCATTTTGTTTGGTTATATGGTGAACTCTATTATTAAAGATAATAATCCTCTAACATTTGGATTTTTGCATCGGTTTACACACGGTGAACTCTATTCCTAAGGAATAAGAATCCTCTATAActttcattcattttgtttGGAACCTTTGCATTTTTTATAGTATATAGCTATATTATTAAGAAGGTCTCCTTCTGGTATGACATGCAGTGATTTGAGTTCTTTGGTGCATAAGGAAcggattttttttcctctaatATGAAACCGGTGTTAGGTGAAGTTTTCTATAGGATTAAAGTCACTTCTTGAAAATGGTTATTAGTCAAGAGAGATAATCCTCCCTTTAGTTGTATAGTATAAAGTAATTTTTTGGGTAGACCTTTGATTGGCTTTTTGCTTCTTTTGTATAAAATCTTGGGTCGAGTACTAAATGTACTTATGAGAAAACGTGTATTAAATTCAACCATTCGCATGGTATCCCTAACCTAAGACTGACCCCTTTTCTAAATGAACCGAACCTCGATACCACATTTATCAAAGAGAGACGACCATCTCTCTAGGTTGCACACCCCTTTAGATTAGATTGTTCTATTCGTGCTTGAAAAATGACCCCGCTCCTCATCCTCAATCTAGAGGTCCCTCTCCTAGCACTCAAGGAGTTgcttcttttttgtttgttttctctGTGCTGAGTCTATAAGCAAAGAGAGGGTCTCCAGTACACTGGAGATGTGTACTAAATTTATATTCCTcaatttctttatatatatatatatatatatatattattctttgTTTgcgcttaaaaaaaaaaaactatattattaaGTGACAATAATTCtctaacttttatttatttatttatttatctttttctacATTTCTTCATCGGTTACATGGTGAACTCTATT
It contains:
- the LOC123905517 gene encoding squamosa promoter-binding protein 1-like; the protein is MDESWGEGKRNYENDYEEEEEEQDLSYGDGKKKRVVNDGYNKKGSKAGGSVPPCCQVDNCNVDLSGAKQYHKRHKVCENHSKAHSVLISELQQRFCQQCSRFHDLSEFDDLKRSCRRRLAGHNERRRKSASDYQGEVH